From Oceanipulchritudo coccoides, the proteins below share one genomic window:
- a CDS encoding sulfatase family protein: MGLWLFGCASLLGVGSPNIIVIYADDVGYGDLGSYGATGVDTPNLDLLAKGGLRFTSAYAASSTCTPSRYSLLTGEYAFRNKEAHILRGNAPLIIDTGKATLPSLLKSRGYVTGLVGKWHLGLGGQGEPLDWNGEIAPGPREVGFDYSYHMAATGDRVPSVYIENGRIVDLDAEDPVEVSYQDPVGTDPTGHTHPGLLKNQADYQHAYTIVDGTSRIGYMSGGNSARWTDEELPDIFLGKAVEFIESNKMNPFFLYYATHENHVPRIPHPRFRGSSGLGVRGDAIVQMDWGVGILLETLNRLGLEENTLIIFSSDNGPVLFDGYYDGAYEMNGDHRASGPWRGGKYSAWEGGTRMPFIVSWPGAIAPGVTDALFSQVDLLASLAALAGAEVPEGEARDSLNMIETLTGRSQTGREYLVQQGVGIESLRDGPWKYVPKGVMRDRRKIGIVDKQSISAPGLLYYLPEDPGEQNNLAGLYPEKVKKMKSLLERELGGIGHDDKEADLMGGAIERP, encoded by the coding sequence ATGGGCCTGTGGCTGTTTGGATGCGCATCGCTTTTGGGAGTGGGGTCGCCGAACATCATAGTGATATATGCGGATGACGTTGGGTACGGGGACCTTGGGAGTTACGGTGCGACGGGTGTGGACACGCCGAATCTGGACCTGCTTGCTAAAGGCGGATTACGCTTCACATCGGCGTATGCGGCTTCCTCTACCTGCACCCCATCCCGTTATTCCCTGCTGACCGGGGAATATGCCTTCAGGAACAAGGAGGCGCACATTTTGCGTGGCAACGCGCCGTTGATAATCGACACCGGGAAAGCCACGCTACCCTCGTTATTAAAGAGTCGAGGCTACGTGACCGGGCTGGTTGGAAAGTGGCATCTTGGCCTTGGCGGGCAGGGTGAGCCGCTGGATTGGAACGGGGAGATTGCGCCTGGCCCTCGAGAAGTGGGATTCGACTATTCATATCACATGGCGGCGACGGGTGACCGAGTACCGAGTGTGTATATCGAGAACGGGCGGATTGTGGATTTGGATGCGGAGGACCCGGTTGAAGTCAGCTATCAGGACCCGGTTGGGACAGACCCGACAGGCCACACTCATCCCGGGCTGTTGAAGAACCAGGCCGACTATCAGCATGCCTATACAATCGTTGATGGGACGAGCCGGATCGGATATATGAGCGGGGGGAATTCCGCCCGATGGACCGATGAGGAATTGCCGGACATTTTTTTGGGAAAGGCGGTTGAATTCATTGAATCGAACAAGATGAATCCCTTTTTTCTGTATTATGCGACCCATGAAAACCATGTCCCGCGAATTCCGCACCCACGCTTTCGCGGCTCAAGCGGGTTGGGAGTACGCGGTGATGCGATTGTGCAGATGGACTGGGGGGTTGGAATTCTGCTGGAAACCTTGAATCGGCTCGGGCTGGAAGAAAACACGCTTATTATTTTCTCAAGCGACAACGGGCCGGTGCTCTTTGACGGGTATTATGATGGAGCCTATGAGATGAATGGCGACCACCGTGCATCGGGCCCATGGCGTGGCGGCAAATACAGTGCGTGGGAAGGTGGGACCCGCATGCCCTTTATTGTTTCGTGGCCTGGAGCAATCGCGCCGGGAGTGACGGATGCCCTGTTCAGCCAGGTTGACCTGCTGGCCAGCCTTGCTGCCCTTGCTGGCGCGGAAGTCCCGGAAGGGGAAGCACGTGACAGTTTGAATATGATCGAGACCCTGACTGGACGGTCTCAGACCGGGCGGGAGTATCTGGTCCAGCAGGGAGTTGGAATTGAATCCCTCCGTGATGGGCCGTGGAAATATGTCCCGAAGGGAGTCATGAGGGACCGCAGGAAAATTGGCATTGTAGACAAGCAGAGTATTTCCGCGCCCGGCCTCTTGTATTATCTTCCGGAAGACCCAGGCGAGCAGAACAACCTCGCGGGGTTGTATCCCGAGAAGGTGAAGAAAATGAAATCGCTTCTCGAGCGTGAGCTGGGCGGGATTGGTCACGATGACAAGGAAGCGGACCTGATGGGAGGAGCGATTGAACGACCCTGA
- a CDS encoding sulfatase-like hydrolase/transferase, translated as MRPFCLNNAASKPLLAGLATLCLAISAVQADTRPNVLVILVDDAGYNDFGFMGSPDIPTPNLDRLASMGTIFTDAHVTATVCSPSRAGLMTGRYQQRFGHECNVPPDDTGMDPAESTMADVLGAAGYRSICIGKWHLGNRTMYHPNNRGFDDFWGFLEGGRSYFPDTRADQPENYRAILHNRTQVDFEGYLTDVFTDKAIEYMDSTVDQPWFIYLSYNAVHTPMEAKEADLERFANHPRQKLAAMTWSLDENVGKIMTFLESKELMEDTLIFFLSDNGGAGMHNNQSRNDPLKGWKGNKFEGGHRVPFLVSWKGTIPSGQRFDLLSSSLDVLATCLAVSGLEETPGKPLDGVNLLPYLLGEEERPPHEMLFWRKDRMAAARHGSFKLIRLEGFGYRLYDLGTDLGESVDLRESHPLEFELMKKSLIAWDREQVVPLWLEGEDWSSVTYEIHRALMDNEQPRYLNPDQKMDWKSKAP; from the coding sequence ATGAGACCATTCTGTTTAAATAATGCAGCCTCAAAGCCGTTGTTGGCGGGACTGGCAACCCTCTGTCTGGCAATTTCGGCAGTGCAGGCAGATACGCGGCCGAATGTGCTCGTGATCCTGGTCGATGACGCAGGCTACAATGACTTTGGATTCATGGGATCGCCGGATATTCCGACGCCCAACCTTGACCGGCTGGCCTCAATGGGGACCATCTTCACGGATGCCCATGTCACGGCGACGGTCTGCAGCCCCTCGCGGGCCGGGCTGATGACCGGTCGCTACCAGCAGCGATTTGGCCACGAATGCAATGTCCCGCCCGACGACACGGGGATGGATCCGGCTGAGTCGACCATGGCGGACGTTCTGGGAGCCGCTGGTTACCGCAGTATTTGTATCGGGAAGTGGCACCTCGGCAACCGCACGATGTATCATCCGAACAACCGCGGATTTGATGATTTCTGGGGGTTTCTCGAAGGAGGTCGTAGTTATTTCCCGGATACACGAGCTGACCAGCCGGAGAATTACCGGGCGATCCTCCACAACCGCACGCAGGTTGACTTTGAGGGCTACTTGACGGACGTCTTCACGGACAAGGCGATCGAGTACATGGACAGCACCGTGGACCAGCCTTGGTTCATCTACCTGTCCTACAATGCCGTGCACACGCCAATGGAGGCCAAGGAGGCTGACCTTGAAAGGTTTGCGAATCACCCGCGCCAGAAGCTGGCCGCCATGACATGGTCCCTAGATGAAAATGTCGGGAAAATCATGACGTTCCTTGAATCAAAGGAATTGATGGAAGACACCTTGATTTTTTTCCTGAGCGACAATGGCGGGGCCGGGATGCATAACAACCAGTCACGGAATGATCCGCTCAAGGGGTGGAAGGGGAACAAGTTCGAGGGTGGTCATCGCGTGCCTTTTCTCGTGAGCTGGAAAGGAACCATTCCATCGGGGCAAAGGTTTGACCTGCTCAGCAGTTCCCTCGATGTCCTGGCCACCTGTCTCGCCGTTTCCGGACTTGAGGAGACCCCCGGTAAGCCGCTCGATGGAGTCAATCTGCTGCCTTACCTGCTTGGCGAGGAGGAGCGCCCCCCCCATGAGATGCTTTTCTGGCGGAAAGACCGGATGGCAGCTGCCCGGCATGGCAGTTTCAAGCTCATCCGGCTGGAGGGCTTCGGCTACCGCCTCTATGATCTAGGGACTGATCTGGGTGAGAGCGTGGACCTTCGTGAAAGCCATCCTTTGGAGTTTGAATTGATGAAGAAATCCCTGATTGCATGGGATCGCGAACAAGTCGTTCCCTTGTGGCTGGAGGGAGAGGATTGGAGCAGCGTCACCTATGAGATTCATCGCGCCCTGATGGACAACGAACAGCCACGATACTTGAACCCCGACCAGAAAATGGACTGGAAGTCCAAGGCACCCTGA
- a CDS encoding glycoside hydrolase family 2 TIM barrel-domain containing protein — protein sequence MIKFQLPNPTAILLSLLAISCQNGVNAGEVRPEWDNPAVIQVNTEAPRVTFIPFPDRESALGDIDHPKASSRYMTLSGSWAFKWSPFPAKRPNGFFLPEYADADWDRIKVPGNWQTEGFGLPIYTNIPYPFPADEFRAPHDWNPVGSYRRSFELPESWWGSLCAEEPVFLHFEGVDSAFYLWINGERVGYSQGSRTPAEFDVSEYLIQGTNHIAVEVYRFSDGSLLEDQDFWRLSGIYRDVYLWKGTSEGLRNFNVVGDYDFSDGSGTLTVGASLSGEADLLLELIDPSGTIPAIAMSLENEGGKAAASIELESVRPWSAEDPFLYTLVMSVTGESGEVKEAVAQRIGFRRVEIRDSQFLVNGVGVKLKGVNRHEHHPDMGHVVDTESMLRDIKLMKQHNINAVRTSHYPNVPEWYSLCDKYGIYVIDEANIESHGFGRGSENGMNLNPEFRKAHVDRVQRMVERDFNHPSIVMWSLGNESGDGPNTNACYAWASRRDPSRIVHYENSTHPQGEGVGTDIISRMYLVAEDFEETLDYWGPGRPIMLAEYTHAMGNSNGNLDAYWDKIWTNPRIAGAFVWDWMDQGLRQPIPYGIIGPWGETEFFAYGGWWENRLGIHNDNNFCMNGLISSDWTVHPGLRALKHFQQPVQAVLSPDGLSVSILNRYDFLELSGQFVLYWSVLKAGRSVENGILELPFIGAGQSTQIPLPDAVGMQDLEEETWLRLSFRTKEASPWWDIGYELAWEQMKLGGKWSVPMPEAAESSLISNHDRHTINVSGQDWSLSFSKRDRSLTRWTVKGVDLIERGPLPDFWRAPTDNDRGAELLESGRDYNPKRVALEPSRIWLNAMDTWSPKNAVLEDKADGSVRISFQGDVLDGSAKVDLVYTVAPCGRIKVDFSYKTDQVLPMIPRIGTEWILPKEMDIVRWYGRGPDPTYSDRRWEPVGIYSTTVRENWIEYSKPQENGNKVDVRWIEVKDREGFGLRVLGDDLLSCNISHFSKADIGSKAYSWQLPKPDCVYLNIDHAQMGVGGDNSWGQLCHPEYRLEDKSYRYSYYVEPIQPD from the coding sequence ATGATAAAATTCCAGTTACCCAACCCAACAGCCATCCTGCTATCCCTTCTGGCAATTTCATGCCAGAATGGCGTCAATGCTGGCGAAGTACGCCCGGAGTGGGACAACCCGGCAGTCATCCAGGTGAACACGGAAGCCCCGCGCGTGACCTTTATTCCCTTTCCCGACAGGGAGTCTGCGCTTGGGGATATTGATCACCCGAAAGCTTCCTCCCGTTACATGACCCTTTCCGGTAGCTGGGCATTCAAGTGGTCTCCATTTCCAGCCAAACGACCTAATGGGTTTTTTCTTCCCGAATATGCGGATGCGGATTGGGACCGGATCAAGGTCCCCGGCAATTGGCAAACGGAAGGGTTCGGTCTTCCCATCTACACGAATATCCCATACCCGTTTCCTGCCGATGAGTTCAGGGCCCCGCACGACTGGAACCCGGTCGGCTCGTATCGAAGAAGTTTTGAATTGCCGGAATCATGGTGGGGATCCCTCTGCGCTGAAGAGCCGGTATTCCTGCATTTCGAGGGAGTGGATTCCGCCTTTTATTTGTGGATCAACGGCGAAAGGGTGGGGTACAGTCAGGGTAGCCGTACGCCGGCCGAGTTTGATGTATCGGAATACCTGATACAGGGAACGAACCATATTGCGGTCGAAGTGTACCGCTTTTCCGATGGGTCCCTTCTTGAGGACCAGGACTTCTGGCGGCTGAGCGGAATTTACCGCGATGTCTACCTGTGGAAAGGGACAAGCGAGGGATTGAGGAATTTCAATGTTGTTGGTGATTACGACTTCTCTGACGGGTCGGGGACGCTGACGGTCGGGGCCTCTCTGTCCGGTGAGGCTGATCTCCTCCTCGAGTTGATCGATCCATCAGGTACGATTCCGGCGATTGCAATGAGCCTTGAGAACGAGGGGGGGAAGGCTGCTGCTTCAATTGAGTTGGAGAGCGTGCGCCCATGGAGCGCGGAAGATCCATTTTTGTACACGCTGGTTATGTCCGTCACTGGCGAGTCGGGGGAAGTCAAGGAAGCAGTCGCCCAGCGGATCGGCTTCCGGCGTGTGGAAATCCGCGATTCCCAGTTCCTGGTCAACGGCGTTGGCGTCAAGCTGAAGGGGGTAAACCGCCATGAGCACCATCCGGACATGGGCCATGTGGTGGATACGGAAAGCATGTTGCGGGACATCAAGCTGATGAAGCAGCACAACATCAACGCCGTGCGAACCTCCCACTACCCGAATGTCCCTGAATGGTATAGCCTGTGTGACAAGTATGGAATCTACGTGATCGACGAGGCGAATATTGAATCCCATGGGTTCGGTCGGGGAAGCGAAAACGGGATGAACCTGAATCCGGAATTCCGCAAGGCTCACGTTGACCGCGTGCAACGCATGGTCGAGCGCGACTTCAATCACCCGTCAATAGTCATGTGGTCGCTCGGAAATGAGTCGGGAGACGGGCCCAATACGAATGCCTGCTATGCGTGGGCTTCCCGGCGCGACCCGTCACGAATTGTTCATTACGAAAACTCCACTCATCCGCAGGGAGAGGGAGTCGGCACAGATATCATTTCCAGGATGTATCTCGTCGCGGAGGATTTTGAGGAAACCCTTGATTACTGGGGTCCCGGAAGGCCCATCATGCTGGCTGAGTACACCCATGCAATGGGCAACAGTAATGGCAATCTTGATGCTTACTGGGACAAGATCTGGACCAACCCGCGCATCGCAGGGGCATTTGTCTGGGACTGGATGGACCAGGGGCTGCGCCAACCGATTCCCTACGGAATAATAGGGCCTTGGGGTGAGACGGAATTCTTCGCCTATGGAGGTTGGTGGGAAAACCGGCTGGGCATCCACAACGACAACAATTTCTGCATGAACGGCCTGATCAGCTCGGACTGGACCGTTCATCCCGGTCTGCGCGCCCTCAAGCATTTCCAGCAACCTGTACAGGCAGTGCTCTCCCCTGACGGTCTCTCCGTCTCGATCCTCAACAGGTATGATTTCCTGGAATTGTCCGGGCAGTTTGTCCTTTATTGGTCGGTTTTGAAAGCAGGGAGATCTGTGGAAAACGGAATCCTCGAATTGCCCTTCATCGGTGCCGGCCAAAGCACGCAAATTCCACTTCCCGATGCTGTGGGCATGCAGGACCTGGAAGAGGAAACATGGCTCCGGCTATCATTCAGGACAAAAGAGGCAAGCCCATGGTGGGACATCGGCTATGAACTTGCCTGGGAACAAATGAAACTCGGTGGCAAGTGGTCAGTTCCCATGCCTGAGGCTGCGGAATCCTCCCTGATCAGTAATCATGACAGGCATACGATTAACGTGTCCGGACAGGATTGGAGTCTCTCCTTCAGCAAGAGGGACAGGAGCCTTACCCGTTGGACAGTCAAGGGCGTGGATTTGATCGAGCGAGGACCTCTTCCTGATTTCTGGCGCGCCCCGACCGATAACGACCGAGGCGCTGAACTTCTGGAAAGTGGACGGGATTATAATCCAAAACGTGTTGCCCTCGAGCCCAGCCGGATCTGGTTGAATGCAATGGATACCTGGTCCCCGAAGAATGCGGTTCTTGAAGACAAAGCTGATGGATCGGTTCGGATCTCGTTTCAGGGAGATGTCCTTGATGGCAGTGCCAAGGTTGACCTCGTCTACACAGTGGCTCCCTGTGGACGCATCAAAGTCGATTTTTCGTATAAGACTGACCAAGTCCTGCCAATGATTCCGCGGATCGGAACCGAGTGGATTTTGCCGAAGGAAATGGATATTGTGAGGTGGTATGGCCGCGGGCCTGATCCGACTTATTCCGATCGTCGCTGGGAACCCGTGGGGATTTACTCGACGACCGTCCGTGAAAACTGGATTGAGTATTCCAAGCCGCAGGAAAACGGCAACAAAGTGGATGTCCGCTGGATTGAAGTGAAAGACAGGGAAGGCTTTGGGCTGCGCGTCCTTGGTGATGATCTTCTCAGTTGTAATATTTCCCACTTCAGCAAGGCAGACATTGGCAGCAAGGCATACAGCTGGCAGCTTCCGAAGCCGGATTGCGTTTATTTGAACATTGACCACGCCCAGATGGGCGTGGGCGGTGACAACAGCTGGGGACAGCTTTGCCATCCCGAATACCGTCTCGAGGATAAATCTTATCGATACAGTTACTACGTCGAACCCATCCAGCCCGATTAA
- a CDS encoding sulfatase-like hydrolase/transferase, whose translation MKNTLNIHLPRSLLCLAGLGLLATQPLFAKNPNLIVILTDDQGYNDVGFNGGTEIPTPHIDTIASNGIRFTNGYVSYSVCGPSRAGLLTGRYQDRFGFTRNPTIDPSVPHAGIPLEEKNIAEVLSPTGYQSMIIGKWHMGSHPQNHPLNRGFDEFYGFLAGGHQYFPSELTLNDLSEVSKKWEWYRTKLLRDHTRVEETEYLTDAFSREAVSFVERQACSEKPFFLYLAYNAPHAPLQATEKYLKRFKHIKDKKRRTYAAMVSAVDDGVGLLLNALEEKELMEDTIIIFLSDNGGSSKNASDNTPLRDWKASLFEGGVRVPFAIQWKNHLPAGVDYDHPVISLDILPTIAELSGSPVSSERPLDGVNLIPFLTGEKEERPHEQLFWRTLQNDDWAIRKGDIKLVRSRTKEKKADLYDLARDMVESTDLSSSMKKEKNELQTAWDNWEAQLKPLAFPANNYNWWD comes from the coding sequence ATGAAAAACACCTTAAATATACACCTGCCACGTTCACTGCTCTGTCTTGCGGGACTGGGTCTTCTGGCAACTCAGCCCCTTTTCGCGAAGAACCCCAATCTGATTGTCATCCTGACGGATGACCAAGGCTACAATGACGTCGGTTTCAATGGTGGAACGGAGATACCGACCCCTCATATTGACACGATCGCGTCCAACGGAATCCGATTTACCAACGGCTATGTCAGCTACTCCGTGTGTGGACCCAGCCGGGCGGGATTGCTGACCGGGCGTTACCAGGACCGCTTTGGGTTCACGCGAAATCCGACGATCGACCCATCAGTGCCCCATGCCGGCATTCCCCTCGAGGAAAAGAACATTGCCGAAGTGCTCTCACCAACCGGTTACCAAAGCATGATCATCGGCAAGTGGCACATGGGATCACATCCGCAAAACCATCCCCTGAACCGCGGTTTTGATGAGTTCTACGGGTTCCTCGCTGGTGGGCACCAGTATTTCCCGAGCGAGCTGACCCTCAACGACCTCTCTGAAGTCAGCAAAAAGTGGGAATGGTACAGGACAAAACTGCTTCGTGATCATACGCGGGTCGAGGAGACAGAATACCTCACAGACGCATTCAGCCGGGAGGCGGTGAGCTTTGTCGAGCGGCAGGCCTGCTCTGAGAAGCCCTTCTTCCTGTATCTTGCCTATAATGCCCCACACGCGCCGCTTCAAGCGACGGAAAAATATCTCAAACGATTCAAGCACATCAAGGACAAGAAACGGCGCACTTACGCCGCCATGGTCAGCGCCGTGGATGACGGGGTAGGGCTGTTATTGAATGCACTAGAGGAGAAGGAATTGATGGAGGACACGATTATCATATTCCTTTCGGACAACGGGGGATCCTCGAAGAATGCATCGGACAACACTCCATTGCGCGATTGGAAAGCCTCCCTGTTCGAAGGCGGTGTGCGTGTCCCGTTTGCCATTCAGTGGAAAAACCACCTTCCAGCCGGGGTTGATTACGACCACCCGGTCATTTCACTTGATATTCTTCCAACAATCGCGGAGTTGTCCGGTTCTCCTGTATCTTCCGAGCGGCCGCTTGACGGCGTGAATCTGATTCCTTTCCTGACCGGGGAGAAAGAGGAAAGGCCGCATGAGCAGCTGTTCTGGCGCACACTGCAGAATGACGACTGGGCAATTCGCAAAGGCGACATCAAGCTGGTGCGTTCCAGGACCAAGGAGAAGAAGGCGGATTTGTATGACCTTGCCCGTGACATGGTGGAAAGCACGGACCTTTCCTCCTCGATGAAGAAGGAAAAGAATGAACTGCAGACTGCTTGGGATAATTGGGAGGCGCAATTGAAGCCGTTGGCCTTTCCCGCAAACAACTATAACTGGTGGGATTGA
- a CDS encoding sulfatase family protein — protein MKSLFNILLIGAATMPGSNAFASSTKPNLLIIHTDEHNFRTLGCYRDQLPEDQAFVWGKGVKVDTPHIDSIARDGALFTSFYAASPVCTPSRASFVTGLYPVATGSARNDMPLHDNMVTFAEILKDGGYATAYIGKWHLDGDAKPGWAPARKFGFEDNRYMFNRGHWKLFEETGDGPKVGGSYNPENERYRYDISTATDKSFATDFLADKAIEIIDRDKEKPFCLMLSLPDPHGPNSVREPYDSMYSHLKFEEPRTLRAALKSSPKWSSVTGKNSAQTLKQEQMADYFGMVKCIDDNVGKILKYLKDHDLEKNTIVVFTSDHGDSMGEHAKHNKGTPWETSAGIPFIIKYPGQIKPGKLVHTAYSTVDFAPTVLGIMGVDSGREFHGLNGSSELLGPECASTGDRIVYITNAGSRWVAAVDDRYKLVISPSEKPWLFDLEKDPDELINFYRNPDYKEIGERLKNSLVTQMKAFKEPALKKNNLKFD, from the coding sequence ATGAAATCGCTCTTTAACATATTGCTCATTGGAGCGGCCACAATGCCCGGTTCCAATGCCTTCGCCTCCTCGACGAAGCCCAATCTCCTGATCATCCACACGGATGAGCACAATTTCCGCACGCTCGGATGTTATCGCGACCAACTGCCCGAAGACCAGGCCTTCGTCTGGGGAAAAGGGGTGAAGGTGGATACTCCGCATATCGATTCCATCGCCAGGGATGGTGCCTTGTTCACGAGCTTTTATGCCGCTTCCCCGGTCTGCACGCCTTCACGGGCGTCATTTGTTACCGGGTTGTATCCGGTTGCCACTGGCTCCGCGAGAAACGACATGCCCCTGCATGACAACATGGTGACTTTCGCCGAAATCCTCAAGGACGGAGGCTACGCTACCGCTTATATCGGCAAGTGGCATCTTGACGGGGATGCCAAGCCGGGGTGGGCACCTGCACGCAAGTTCGGGTTTGAAGATAACCGGTACATGTTCAACCGCGGTCATTGGAAGCTTTTTGAGGAAACAGGTGACGGGCCAAAAGTCGGCGGCAGTTACAATCCGGAAAACGAGCGCTACCGGTACGATATCTCCACGGCAACGGACAAATCCTTCGCCACCGATTTTCTCGCCGACAAGGCCATTGAAATAATCGATCGCGACAAGGAAAAGCCGTTTTGCCTGATGCTCTCCCTGCCTGACCCGCATGGCCCCAACTCGGTCAGGGAACCGTACGACTCGATGTATTCACACCTCAAGTTTGAAGAGCCCAGGACTTTGAGGGCTGCATTGAAAAGTTCCCCCAAATGGAGCTCGGTGACCGGAAAGAATTCTGCTCAAACACTCAAGCAGGAACAGATGGCGGATTACTTCGGGATGGTCAAATGCATCGACGATAACGTCGGAAAAATTCTGAAGTATCTAAAAGATCATGACCTGGAAAAGAACACGATAGTTGTCTTCACTTCGGATCACGGCGACTCGATGGGCGAGCATGCCAAGCACAACAAGGGAACGCCATGGGAAACCTCGGCCGGGATTCCCTTCATTATAAAGTACCCCGGACAGATCAAGCCGGGCAAGCTGGTCCATACTGCTTACAGTACGGTTGACTTCGCCCCGACAGTCCTCGGGATCATGGGGGTTGATTCAGGCAGGGAATTCCACGGTTTGAACGGATCCTCCGAGCTGCTCGGACCGGAATGCGCATCAACCGGGGACCGAATTGTCTATATCACCAATGCCGGAAGCCGATGGGTGGCGGCGGTGGATGATCGCTATAAGCTGGTCATCTCACCTAGTGAGAAGCCCTGGCTCTTTGATCTTGAGAAAGATCCGGACGAGCTGATTAACTTCTACAGAAATCCAGACTACAAGGAAATCGGTGAACGGCTCAAGAATTCACTGGTCACCCAAATGAAAGCCTTCAAGGAACCGGCTCTAAAAAAGAACAATCTCAAATTTGACTAA
- a CDS encoding sulfatase-like hydrolase/transferase: MNPKFLIPSLSLCLAAFSMEAADQPNLIVIMADDLGYADVGFNGCTDIPTPHIDSIADQGVRFSSGYVSYAVCGPSRAGFMTGRYQQRFGFERNPQYQPGDPNMGLPLEEETMATVLKKVGYTSGIVGKWHLGAHPDLHPLNRGFDFFYGHLGGGHRYMPEDLVIQDSYSATDEQESYRTWILRNHEAVAPTKYLTDEFSDAAVEFVSVNKDKPFFLFLSYNAPHLPLQATEKYLARFSDIKDEKRRTYAAMVSAVDDGVGRVLTTLRENGLEENTLVFFLSDNGGPISKNASRNTPLKGAKGDAWEGGFRVPFAMQWLGKVPSGKTYDKPVSSLDIFATITGLSQAPVSPERPLDGVNLVPFLTGDNTCTPHKAIYLRKFDQQRYAIRKDDFKLVIPGPDKAPLLFNLEKDIGEQRNILSSHKDIAKELDEMRLEWSSELMDPRFLGLIHSESWQRNRNK; this comes from the coding sequence ATGAATCCTAAATTCCTTATTCCCAGCCTGAGCCTGTGCCTTGCCGCTTTCTCCATGGAGGCGGCTGATCAACCCAACCTGATCGTCATCATGGCGGATGATCTCGGTTATGCCGATGTCGGTTTTAACGGATGTACAGACATCCCCACTCCGCACATTGACTCCATAGCCGACCAGGGAGTCCGTTTTTCCAGCGGCTATGTTTCCTATGCCGTTTGTGGACCGAGCCGTGCAGGCTTCATGACCGGTCGCTACCAACAACGCTTCGGGTTCGAAAGAAATCCACAATACCAACCGGGTGATCCCAATATGGGCCTCCCCCTTGAGGAGGAAACGATGGCGACCGTGTTGAAGAAGGTCGGCTACACCTCTGGGATCGTTGGCAAGTGGCACCTGGGCGCGCATCCGGACTTGCATCCGCTGAATCGTGGATTCGATTTCTTTTACGGCCACCTTGGAGGCGGTCACCGGTATATGCCCGAGGACCTGGTTATTCAGGACAGTTATTCTGCCACGGATGAGCAGGAGAGCTACCGGACATGGATCCTCCGGAACCATGAGGCGGTTGCGCCGACCAAATATCTCACGGATGAATTTTCGGATGCGGCGGTTGAGTTTGTCTCTGTGAACAAGGACAAGCCGTTTTTCTTGTTTTTGTCCTACAACGCCCCGCATCTTCCCCTTCAGGCGACTGAAAAGTACCTCGCGAGATTTTCCGATATCAAGGATGAGAAGCGCCGGACCTACGCCGCCATGGTGAGCGCTGTCGATGACGGGGTAGGGCGTGTCCTGACCACTCTTCGCGAGAACGGGCTGGAGGAGAACACGCTGGTCTTTTTCCTTTCAGACAACGGAGGTCCGATTTCCAAAAACGCCTCCCGTAACACGCCCTTAAAGGGAGCAAAGGGTGATGCCTGGGAAGGCGGTTTCCGCGTCCCCTTCGCGATGCAATGGCTTGGGAAGGTTCCTTCCGGGAAGACCTACGACAAGCCTGTCAGCTCGCTGGATATCTTCGCGACGATCACCGGGTTGTCTCAGGCCCCAGTCAGTCCCGAGCGGCCCCTTGACGGTGTGAACCTGGTGCCGTTCCTGACCGGAGACAACACCTGTACGCCGCACAAGGCAATCTACCTGAGGAAGTTTGACCAGCAACGCTACGCAATCCGAAAGGATGATTTCAAACTGGTAATTCCCGGACCGGACAAGGCTCCGCTGCTTTTCAATCTCGAGAAGGATATCGGGGAACAGCGCAATATCCTTTCCTCACACAAGGACATTGCAAAAGAGCTGGACGAGATGCGTCTTGAATGGAGTTCGGAATTGATGGATCCCCGTTTCCTTGGGCTGATCCACTCGGAGAGCTGGCAGAGAAACCGCAACAAATAG